The proteins below come from a single Streptomyces sp. SCSIO 75703 genomic window:
- a CDS encoding GlsB/YeaQ/YmgE family stress response membrane protein translates to MGWLWAIIVGFVLGLIAKAIIPGKQHSPLWLITIFGMLGAIVGNAVARAAGVAATSGIDWWRHLFQLVAAIIIVAVGDALYMAVRGNRRRERA, encoded by the coding sequence ATGGGCTGGTTGTGGGCGATCATCGTCGGTTTCGTGCTGGGACTGATCGCCAAGGCGATCATTCCGGGGAAGCAGCACAGCCCCCTGTGGCTGATCACCATCTTCGGCATGCTCGGCGCCATCGTCGGCAACGCGGTCGCCCGCGCGGCCGGGGTGGCGGCCACCTCCGGCATCGACTGGTGGCGGCACCTGTTCCAGCTCGTGGCGGCCATCATCATCGTCGCCGTCGGTGACGCGCTCTACATGGCGGTGCGCGGCAACCGCCGCCGCGAACGGGCCTGA
- a CDS encoding DUF3099 domain-containing protein yields MRKRNGGGAEVFRITGARTGLQEDVRARQRRYVISMSIRTVSVILAACLWGVERYVSIVALVLGAVLPYIAVVIANAGRENAPGLPSTFVAAPTRTMITPPGSGEDAAESDAEDAQKTSAAGAGHEPHGRP; encoded by the coding sequence ATGCGGAAGCGGAATGGCGGCGGCGCCGAGGTGTTCCGGATCACCGGAGCCCGAACGGGCCTCCAGGAGGATGTCCGCGCGCGGCAGCGCCGATACGTGATCTCCATGTCGATCAGGACGGTTTCGGTCATCCTGGCCGCGTGTCTGTGGGGTGTGGAACGGTACGTGTCGATCGTGGCCCTGGTGCTCGGCGCGGTGCTGCCGTACATCGCGGTGGTGATCGCCAACGCCGGCCGGGAGAACGCGCCGGGCCTGCCGTCGACGTTCGTGGCCGCGCCCACGCGCACGATGATCACCCCTCCCGGGTCCGGCGAGGACGCGGCGGAATCCGACGCGGAGGACGCGCAGAAGACCTCCGCCGCCGGGGCGGGGCACGAGCCGCACGGCCGTCCGTGA